A section of the Deinococcus taeanensis genome encodes:
- the frr gene encoding ribosome recycling factor, whose product MADMKSIQADTREKMGKAIEALENNLSVLRTGRANPGILKKIVVEYYGSTMPIDQVASITTPDARTLVITPWDRGALNPIEKAIRDSDLGLNPNNKGDTIFISLPMLTEERRRDLVKNAKSYSEDARIAIRNIRKHSLDEVKKVEGIGDDEIKRGEAEVQKITDEFIAKVDTTFHKKEQEILG is encoded by the coding sequence ATGGCTGACATGAAATCCATCCAGGCCGACACCCGCGAGAAGATGGGCAAGGCCATCGAAGCGCTGGAAAACAACCTCTCGGTGCTGCGCACCGGCCGCGCCAACCCGGGCATTCTGAAGAAGATCGTGGTGGAGTACTACGGCAGCACCATGCCGATTGATCAGGTGGCGAGCATCACCACGCCGGACGCCCGCACGCTGGTCATCACGCCCTGGGACCGCGGCGCGCTGAATCCCATTGAGAAAGCCATCCGCGACAGTGACCTGGGCCTGAACCCGAACAACAAGGGCGACACGATTTTCATCAGTCTGCCCATGCTGACCGAGGAGCGCCGCCGGGACCTCGTGAAGAACGCCAAGAGCTACTCCGAGGACGCCCGCATTGCGATTCGTAACATCCGCAAGCACTCGCTCGATGAGGTGAAGAAGGTCGAGGGCATCGGTGATGACGAGATCAAGCGCGGCGAAGCCGAGGTGCAGAAGATCACTGATGAGTTCATTGCGAAGGTGGACACGACCTTCCACAAGAAGGAGCAGGAAATCCTCGGGTGA
- a CDS encoding phosphatidate cytidylyltransferase, producing the protein MESLSSRILTSVVGFVILSVIVWIGWWAMLPALILVAIMALYEYIRMLDRNDIDVRRVSLGVFAAALMVASLPMWPQTPWPGGSWREAVLTVALGYILVVEVIRPGERPLERIVYSMFGLLYVPWLLGYFLMLRYSPDEHSGLLYFALPLLATFAADIGGYFVGYFFGRRKLAPEVSPGKTVEGAVGGLAFSFLIVLGLTTLTHIWTPFEALLYSILVASASQLGDLAESLIKRALRTKDSGTSLPGHGGFLDRIDSLLFAVPATYLFLNISVFTR; encoded by the coding sequence GTGGAGTCACTGAGCAGCCGCATCCTGACGAGTGTGGTGGGCTTCGTGATTCTCAGCGTGATTGTCTGGATCGGCTGGTGGGCCATGCTGCCCGCCCTGATCCTGGTGGCGATCATGGCGCTGTACGAGTACATCCGCATGCTGGACCGCAACGACATTGACGTGCGCCGCGTCAGCCTGGGCGTTTTCGCCGCGGCCCTGATGGTCGCGAGCCTGCCCATGTGGCCGCAGACCCCCTGGCCGGGCGGGTCGTGGCGGGAGGCGGTGCTGACCGTGGCGCTGGGGTACATCCTGGTCGTGGAGGTTATCCGTCCCGGGGAGCGGCCGCTGGAGCGCATCGTGTACTCCATGTTCGGGCTGCTGTATGTGCCGTGGCTGCTGGGGTACTTCCTGATGCTGCGGTACAGTCCGGACGAGCACAGCGGCCTGCTGTACTTTGCGCTGCCGCTGCTGGCGACCTTTGCGGCGGATATCGGCGGGTACTTCGTGGGGTACTTCTTCGGGCGGCGCAAACTGGCGCCCGAGGTCAGTCCCGGGAAGACGGTGGAAGGCGCCGTGGGCGGCCTGGCGTTCAGTTTTCTGATCGTCCTGGGGCTGACCACCCTGACCCACATCTGGACGCCGTTCGAGGCGCTGCTGTACTCGATTCTGGTGGCCAGCGCCAGTCAGCTCGGCGACCTGGCCGAGAGCCTGATCAAGCGGGCGCTGCGCACCAAGGACAGTGGTACGAGTCTGCCCGGGCACGGGGGCTTTCTGGACCGCATCGACAGTCTGCTGTTTGCGGTGCCGGCCACGTACCTGTTCCTGAACATCAGCGTCTTCACGCGTTAA
- the dxr gene encoding 1-deoxy-D-xylulose-5-phosphate reductoisomerase — protein MSLSAHHTESGAGGGVQRLAVLGSTGSIGTQALDVARERGWQVTALAAGRNLDRLEAQVREFRPALVSVHEEVLGAARARFGHVRVIADPAEVAAQPTDVVVNAMSGLIGLSPTRAALEAGQAVALATKEAMVTAAHLMWDAAAAGGGRVVPVDSEHTGVYQCLTGEHMGDVAEVILTASGGPFREGPVDLGGVTPEQALRHPSWSMGPKVTVDSATLMNKGLEVMECASLYGLPLSQVGVVVHPQSLIHAAVRFRDGSLKAQFGPADMRLPIAYAIDAAPGGMRHPGDVRGARRGREVGAHLGWPMRGTWEFLAPDLNRFPCLGLAYRAGNAGGLLPVALNAADEVAVEAFLAGQIGFLEIPRLLERVLDETPAGVLTWDALSSTDAWARTRARELASLGVGA, from the coding sequence ATGAGTCTTTCGGCGCACCACACGGAGAGCGGCGCGGGCGGCGGGGTGCAGCGCCTCGCCGTGCTGGGCAGCACGGGCAGTATCGGCACGCAGGCACTGGATGTGGCGCGCGAACGCGGGTGGCAGGTCACGGCGCTGGCCGCCGGGCGCAACCTGGACCGCCTGGAGGCGCAGGTGCGGGAGTTCCGCCCGGCCCTGGTCAGCGTTCACGAGGAGGTGCTCGGGGCAGCGCGCGCCCGGTTCGGCCACGTGCGGGTCATTGCTGACCCGGCCGAGGTGGCCGCGCAGCCCACGGATGTGGTGGTGAATGCCATGAGCGGCCTGATCGGTCTGTCGCCCACACGCGCGGCACTGGAGGCCGGGCAGGCTGTGGCGCTCGCCACCAAGGAAGCCATGGTGACCGCCGCTCACCTGATGTGGGACGCCGCCGCCGCGGGCGGGGGGCGGGTGGTGCCGGTGGATTCCGAGCACACCGGCGTGTACCAGTGTCTGACGGGGGAACACATGGGGGACGTTGCAGAGGTGATCCTCACGGCGTCGGGCGGGCCGTTCCGGGAAGGGCCAGTGGACCTGGGTGGCGTGACGCCCGAGCAGGCCCTGAGGCACCCGTCGTGGAGCATGGGCCCGAAAGTCACGGTGGATAGTGCGACCCTGATGAACAAGGGGCTGGAGGTCATGGAGTGCGCCAGCCTGTACGGACTGCCGCTGTCGCAGGTGGGGGTGGTGGTTCACCCGCAGAGCCTGATTCATGCGGCGGTGCGGTTCCGGGACGGCAGCCTCAAAGCGCAGTTCGGCCCGGCGGACATGCGCCTGCCTATTGCGTACGCCATTGATGCGGCGCCGGGCGGCATGCGGCATCCCGGGGACGTGCGCGGCGCGCGGCGCGGCCGTGAGGTCGGGGCGCACCTGGGGTGGCCGATGCGCGGCACGTGGGAGTTCCTCGCACCGGACCTGAACCGCTTCCCGTGCCTGGGTCTCGCCTACCGGGCCGGAAACGCGGGCGGGCTGCTCCCGGTGGCCCTGAACGCCGCGGACGAAGTTGCGGTGGAGGCCTTCCTGGCCGGGCAGATCGGGTTCCTGGAGATTCCGCGTCTGCTGGAACGCGTGCTGGATGAGACGCCCGCCGGCGTCCTGACCTGGGACGCGCTGAGCAGCACCGACGCCTGGGCGCGGACCCGGGCGCGTGAACTGGCGTCTCTGGGGGTGGGGGCATGA
- a CDS encoding M50 family metallopeptidase, producing the protein MNIVQGIAAALTPLGLLWTVLIIGAATFLHELAHYALARWQGVRVNSFSVGMGPVLVRRDWRGTEWRLSLLPIGGYVEIDGMTPEEDGQGGYRQPTRGFAALPAWGKVAVLLAGPVMNLLLAIALMTLTFSTQGVAVPDRARIEEVVAGSRAQTLGLQVGDVITAIDGTDIPDAAQVNGQTVAGWESVRAVLTRPGPHTFTVDRAGETRDVRFGWTPVVNGRQQLLGIRYGPDVQPVGVGPAFVRSWQVTGEAVPQVLRSFAGLFQRFFTLDLSRDEGVSGPIGTAEIVSRAAAVSPWALVQVAILLNLSLAFFNLIPIPGLDGGRILLVLVGALRGRPLTFQQEQAINFAGFAFVMLLMAFVVVRDVSRFF; encoded by the coding sequence ATGAACATCGTGCAGGGCATCGCGGCGGCCCTGACGCCGCTGGGCCTGCTGTGGACGGTCCTGATCATCGGCGCTGCGACGTTCCTGCACGAACTGGCGCACTACGCGCTGGCCCGCTGGCAGGGTGTGCGCGTGAACTCGTTCAGTGTGGGCATGGGGCCTGTGCTGGTGCGGCGCGACTGGCGGGGCACCGAGTGGCGCCTGAGTCTGCTGCCCATCGGCGGGTACGTGGAGATTGACGGCATGACGCCTGAAGAGGACGGGCAGGGCGGGTACCGCCAGCCTACACGGGGGTTCGCGGCGCTGCCCGCCTGGGGGAAGGTGGCGGTGCTGCTGGCCGGACCGGTCATGAACCTGCTTCTCGCCATCGCCCTGATGACGCTGACTTTCAGTACGCAGGGGGTGGCCGTCCCGGACCGGGCGCGCATTGAGGAGGTGGTGGCCGGGTCCCGCGCGCAGACGCTGGGACTGCAGGTGGGAGACGTGATTACTGCCATTGACGGCACGGACATTCCGGACGCGGCGCAGGTGAACGGCCAGACGGTCGCCGGGTGGGAGAGTGTGCGCGCTGTCCTGACGCGGCCTGGCCCGCACACCTTCACGGTGGACCGCGCTGGTGAGACGCGCGACGTGCGGTTCGGCTGGACACCCGTCGTGAACGGCAGGCAGCAGCTGCTGGGCATCCGGTACGGCCCGGACGTGCAGCCCGTGGGGGTCGGCCCGGCGTTCGTGCGCTCCTGGCAGGTCACAGGTGAGGCGGTGCCTCAGGTGCTCCGCTCGTTTGCGGGCCTGTTCCAGCGGTTCTTCACGCTGGATCTCTCCCGGGACGAGGGCGTGAGCGGGCCGATCGGCACGGCCGAGATCGTTTCACGTGCGGCGGCGGTCAGCCCCTGGGCGCTGGTGCAGGTCGCGATCCTGCTGAACCTGTCTCTGGCGTTCTTCAATCTGATTCCCATTCCGGGCCTGGACGGCGGGCGCATCCTGCTGGTGCTGGTGGGCGCCCTGCGCGGCCGGCCGCTGACGTTCCAGCAGGAGCAGGCGATCAATTTCGCGGGTTTCGCGTTCGTGATGCTGCTGATGGCCTTTGTGGTTGTGCGGGACGTCAGCCGGTTCTTCTGA
- the alr gene encoding alanine racemase, whose translation MTLAARARALIHPDHLHANLTALAARSGTPLLLPVKAGAYGHGLPQIVPLAAAHPDVWGLAVATPREAQVVAALAPGRPVLLLTPPTPPEVAVLADLGVRIPVASLAEADALPAHARAHLKVDTGMNRLGARPEEAVEVGVRLAERGQLEGVYTHFATADEPDLRFAHEQLRRFQAVLDALPATPEPVLAHAANGGAILSFGALPGMRLARPGLASYGYVPAHLRGVLPLRPVMTLEAQVTHLHTALAGETVSYNGLWRAPQDTQVATIGIGYADGYPRNATRRAQVLVNGERRPVLGRICMDQLMVDVTGLNVSRGDWVTLWQPDTLTVTDVAAWGDTIEYEVLTGLGDRVERVLAP comes from the coding sequence GTGACCCTCGCCGCCCGCGCCCGCGCCCTGATTCACCCGGACCACCTGCACGCCAACCTCACCGCGCTGGCCGCGCGCAGCGGCACGCCCCTGCTGCTCCCTGTAAAGGCCGGCGCGTATGGGCACGGGTTGCCTCAGATCGTGCCGCTGGCTGCCGCGCATCCCGACGTGTGGGGGCTGGCGGTCGCCACGCCCCGCGAAGCGCAGGTCGTGGCCGCCCTGGCCCCCGGCCGGCCCGTACTGCTGCTCACGCCGCCCACCCCGCCGGAGGTGGCGGTCCTCGCGGACCTGGGCGTGCGCATACCGGTCGCGTCCCTGGCCGAGGCGGACGCTCTGCCTGCGCATGCCCGCGCGCACCTGAAGGTGGACACCGGCATGAACCGGCTCGGCGCCCGGCCTGAGGAGGCTGTAGAGGTTGGGGTGCGCCTCGCTGAGCGGGGGCAGCTTGAGGGCGTCTACACGCACTTCGCCACGGCGGACGAACCGGACCTGAGATTCGCTCATGAGCAGCTGCGCCGGTTTCAGGCGGTCCTGGACGCCCTGCCCGCCACGCCCGAGCCGGTCCTGGCGCACGCGGCGAACGGCGGCGCAATCCTCTCCTTCGGCGCGCTGCCCGGCATGCGGCTCGCCCGGCCTGGCCTCGCGTCCTACGGCTACGTGCCGGCGCACCTTCGCGGCGTGCTGCCGCTGCGGCCAGTCATGACCCTGGAGGCACAGGTGACGCACCTGCACACCGCGCTCGCCGGGGAGACCGTCAGTTACAACGGCCTGTGGCGCGCCCCGCAGGACACGCAGGTGGCCACGATCGGTATCGGGTACGCCGACGGGTACCCCCGCAACGCCACCCGCCGCGCCCAGGTCCTCGTGAACGGCGAGCGGCGTCCCGTCCTGGGCCGCATCTGCATGGACCAGCTGATGGTGGACGTCACCGGCCTGAACGTGAGCCGCGGCGACTGGGTGACTCTCTGGCAGCCGGACACCCTCACCGTGACCGATGTGGCTGCCTGGGGGGACACCATCGAGTACGAGGTGCTTACCGGTCTGGGCGACCGTGTGGAACGGGTCCTGGCGCCCTGA
- a CDS encoding ABC transporter ATP-binding protein, producing MSAAPTLSVHSLSRVYPSGDGQVQALAPFTHTFPPGLTAVVGPSGSGKSTLLNLLAGFDTPTTGHVQVGTTNLTALSETQRADLRLARYGFVFQNHNLVNILSAQENVEFPLSLAGRSLRERQGRAQELLALVGLDRRATHLPGQLSGGEAQRVAIARALAGNPAILLADEPTGNLDTRTGERVLALLRGAADEGRTVILITHDRDVAAQADHHLNVKDGVVTPS from the coding sequence GTGAGCGCCGCACCGACCCTCAGCGTGCACAGCCTGTCCCGCGTGTACCCCAGCGGCGACGGGCAGGTGCAGGCCCTCGCTCCTTTCACCCATACCTTCCCCCCAGGCCTGACCGCGGTCGTGGGACCCTCCGGCAGCGGCAAAAGTACCCTGCTGAACCTCCTGGCCGGCTTCGATACACCCACCACCGGGCACGTGCAGGTCGGAACCACCAACCTGACCGCACTGAGTGAAACGCAGCGCGCCGACCTGCGGCTGGCCCGCTACGGCTTCGTATTCCAGAACCACAACCTCGTGAACATCCTCAGCGCGCAGGAGAACGTGGAGTTTCCCCTCTCACTCGCCGGGCGTTCCCTGCGTGAGCGGCAGGGCCGCGCGCAGGAACTGCTGGCCCTGGTGGGTCTGGACCGCCGCGCGACGCACCTGCCCGGTCAGCTGTCCGGAGGGGAAGCGCAGCGGGTCGCCATTGCGCGCGCCCTGGCCGGAAACCCCGCGATCCTCCTGGCCGACGAACCCACCGGGAACCTCGACACCCGCACTGGGGAACGCGTGCTGGCGCTGCTGCGCGGCGCCGCTGACGAGGGACGCACCGTGATCCTGATCACCCACGACCGCGACGTGGCGGCGCAGGCCGACCATCACCTGAACGTGAAAGATGGTGTGGTAACCCCCAGCTGA
- a CDS encoding ABC transporter permease produces the protein MTFTDLWRLAWRGLTRRRVRTLLTALGITVAVASMVIFLSLGEGIRKVFTSELGGIGPDIQVSLTPLSQGMAMHPNLPQSTVADLQKLAPDLGIESVTPVVMAVRGGLDPTQSVVLYGLPAAEGIGAVFPNVTVTQGRALQGTDEQTGGVVVGAKAAQNLKLKIGSRLNLNRRSRVNVVGVLAPESGLVDNFIFVPLSTLQRSEGAEDRVSLVAVKLQNPREARAAATRISERLNLEAATQSDFLSFIERALRISDAVRFGISLIALIVGGLAVANTVMMGVFERTREFGTLRAIGARPAFVRALVLTESLLLSLVGGVGGVLLGLLGIVVVNVYTQNLAGIDAAALTPRLTLLALGISFLLGLLSGLLPARNAGRISITDALGRI, from the coding sequence ATGACCTTTACCGACCTGTGGCGACTCGCCTGGCGCGGCCTGACCCGCCGGCGGGTGCGCACCCTCCTGACCGCGCTGGGCATTACCGTGGCGGTGGCCAGCATGGTGATCTTCCTGTCCCTGGGCGAGGGGATCCGCAAGGTGTTCACCAGCGAGCTGGGCGGCATCGGCCCGGACATCCAGGTGAGCCTCACGCCGCTGTCACAGGGCATGGCCATGCACCCCAACCTGCCGCAGAGCACGGTCGCTGACCTGCAGAAACTCGCGCCGGACCTGGGCATCGAGTCGGTCACGCCGGTCGTGATGGCCGTGCGCGGCGGCCTGGACCCCACCCAGAGTGTCGTGCTGTACGGCCTGCCCGCCGCGGAGGGCATCGGCGCGGTGTTCCCGAATGTCACGGTCACGCAGGGCCGCGCCCTGCAGGGTACCGACGAGCAGACGGGCGGCGTGGTGGTCGGCGCCAAAGCCGCGCAGAACCTGAAGCTGAAGATCGGCAGCCGCCTGAACCTGAACCGCCGCAGCCGCGTGAACGTGGTGGGCGTGCTGGCCCCCGAGTCCGGGCTGGTGGACAACTTCATCTTCGTGCCGCTGTCCACCCTGCAGCGCAGTGAGGGCGCCGAGGACCGCGTGTCCCTGGTCGCCGTGAAACTACAGAATCCGCGCGAGGCCCGCGCCGCCGCCACCCGCATCAGCGAGCGCCTGAACCTGGAGGCGGCCACGCAGTCGGACTTTCTGAGTTTCATTGAGCGGGCCCTGCGGATCAGCGACGCGGTGCGGTTCGGCATCTCTCTGATCGCCCTGATCGTGGGCGGCCTGGCCGTGGCGAACACCGTGATGATGGGCGTCTTCGAACGCACCCGCGAGTTCGGCACCCTGCGGGCCATCGGCGCCCGGCCGGCCTTCGTACGCGCCCTGGTGCTCACCGAGTCGCTGCTGCTTTCCCTGGTGGGCGGCGTGGGCGGCGTGCTGCTGGGGCTGCTGGGCATCGTGGTCGTGAACGTGTACACCCAGAACCTCGCCGGAATCGACGCGGCGGCCCTCACGCCGCGCCTGACCCTGCTGGCCCTGGGCATCAGTTTCCTGCTGGGCCTGCTGTCCGGCCTGCTTCCCGCCCGGAACGCCGGGCGGATCAGCATCACCGACGCGCTGGGAAGGATCTGA
- a CDS encoding DUF4127 family protein, with the protein MRAPALVAALLAAQAGAQTLLPLDSRPATRVLPALIGALRGAAPAVPDAALLGTATQGADPQALSAWLAAQPRQGPLIAALDALAYGGLVQSRTSALSAEQALARLEPVRTWTERTGQPVYAFITLPREPDATNRARNLAVVRAVTGWAREGRLKELHVTWDDALSGSPAPQEGEALAREAPANVRVYPGADEVLSMLTARALAPEAATVRIEYSDAQAAAQVMRYEGIPLTRSALNHAEGSGFQVLPDGRADLTLYVFSGGDPRRAALRVSALLRQGPVAVADVEQVNLGNTRFWSDLRTLRQHANLRALAAWGTPGNNLGTALAHAKLSLRGADPQRQDALLAREFANDVIYSGEVRAQLRRQVPEVELNTPRGQAALLQIAQGFFPLRLGEHYTLGGAALPWGRSFEWDFTLQSAQP; encoded by the coding sequence ATGCGTGCTCCTGCTCTTGTCGCTGCGCTGCTTGCCGCCCAGGCGGGCGCGCAGACGTTATTGCCCCTAGATTCCCGCCCGGCCACGCGGGTGCTGCCGGCCCTGATCGGCGCCCTGCGTGGCGCAGCGCCCGCCGTGCCGGACGCCGCGCTGCTGGGCACGGCCACGCAGGGCGCCGACCCGCAGGCCCTCAGCGCGTGGCTGGCGGCCCAGCCGCGCCAGGGACCACTGATCGCGGCCCTGGACGCCCTGGCTTACGGCGGCCTGGTGCAGTCGCGGACCAGTGCGCTGAGCGCCGAGCAGGCCCTGGCGCGGCTGGAACCTGTGCGCACCTGGACCGAACGGACCGGTCAGCCGGTGTACGCGTTCATCACGCTGCCGCGGGAGCCTGACGCGACGAACCGCGCCCGGAACCTCGCCGTGGTGCGCGCCGTGACCGGCTGGGCGCGCGAAGGCCGCCTGAAGGAGCTGCACGTCACGTGGGACGACGCCCTGAGCGGCAGTCCCGCGCCGCAGGAGGGCGAGGCGCTGGCCCGGGAGGCCCCCGCGAACGTCCGGGTGTACCCCGGCGCGGACGAGGTGCTGTCCATGCTGACCGCCCGCGCGCTGGCACCCGAGGCGGCCACGGTCCGCATCGAGTACAGCGACGCCCAGGCCGCAGCGCAGGTGATGAGGTATGAAGGCATTCCCCTGACGCGCAGCGCCCTGAATCACGCCGAGGGCAGCGGCTTCCAGGTCCTGCCGGACGGCCGGGCGGACCTGACGCTGTACGTGTTCAGCGGCGGTGACCCGCGCCGCGCCGCCCTGCGGGTCAGTGCGCTGCTGCGCCAGGGACCGGTGGCGGTGGCAGACGTGGAGCAGGTGAACCTGGGAAACACGCGCTTCTGGTCGGACCTGCGCACGCTGCGGCAGCACGCGAATCTGCGCGCCCTGGCCGCGTGGGGAACGCCGGGCAACAACCTCGGCACGGCGCTGGCCCACGCGAAGCTCAGCCTGCGCGGCGCTGACCCGCAGCGGCAGGACGCCCTGCTGGCGCGAGAATTCGCCAACGACGTGATCTACAGCGGTGAGGTCCGCGCGCAGCTGCGGCGGCAGGTGCCGGAAGTGGAACTGAACACCCCGCGCGGGCAGGCAGCGCTGCTTCAGATAGCGCAGGGTTTTTTTCCCCTGCGCCTGGGCGAACACTACACGCTGGGTGGCGCGGCGCTTCCCTGGGGCCGGTCCTTCGAGTGGGATTTCACGCTGCAATCAGCGCAGCCCTGA
- a CDS encoding DMT family transporter — translation MTPRVPAPLLILAAAVLWGLLGILGKQAQAGGLHPLEVAFWRATLAGGLYAVHALLTRSALPRGRDLLITAAFGLSGVSLFYGSYQLAVQAGGASLASVLLYTAPAFVALMGWAFLREHLGLREVLAVAGTLGGIALISLGGGQGVTVTAPALAWGLTAGLTYSLYYLYGKAFFHRYDPAALLAVALPVGAVALLPFVPFTAKTPAVWGSLGGIAVFSTYLAYLAYSAGLRRLNATRASVIASLEPVVAATLAALLFGERLSALALTGAALVIGAALLLSLGPSDTERHPPAE, via the coding sequence GTGACCCCGCGTGTGCCTGCGCCCCTCCTGATTCTCGCGGCGGCCGTACTGTGGGGGCTGCTGGGCATCCTGGGCAAGCAGGCGCAGGCCGGCGGCCTGCATCCGCTGGAGGTGGCCTTCTGGCGCGCCACTCTGGCCGGCGGCCTGTACGCCGTGCACGCGCTCCTGACCCGCTCGGCCCTGCCGCGCGGCCGGGACCTGCTGATCACCGCAGCCTTCGGCCTGAGCGGTGTGAGCCTCTTCTACGGGTCGTACCAGCTGGCCGTTCAGGCTGGCGGCGCCAGCCTCGCGAGCGTCCTGCTGTACACCGCGCCGGCTTTCGTGGCCCTGATGGGCTGGGCATTCCTGCGCGAACACCTGGGCCTGCGCGAAGTGCTCGCCGTGGCCGGCACACTGGGCGGCATTGCCCTGATCAGTCTCGGTGGCGGGCAGGGCGTGACGGTCACCGCGCCGGCTCTCGCGTGGGGCCTCACGGCCGGGCTCACGTACAGCCTGTATTACCTGTACGGCAAGGCGTTCTTCCACCGGTACGACCCGGCCGCCCTGCTGGCTGTGGCCCTGCCCGTCGGGGCGGTGGCCCTGCTGCCCTTCGTGCCGTTTACCGCCAAGACGCCCGCAGTGTGGGGCAGCCTGGGAGGCATCGCCGTGTTCAGCACGTACCTGGCGTACCTGGCGTATTCGGCGGGCCTGCGCCGCCTGAACGCCACGCGCGCCAGCGTGATCGCCAGCCTGGAGCCGGTGGTGGCGGCCACGCTGGCCGCGCTGCTGTTCGGGGAGCGCCTGTCTGCGCTGGCACTGACCGGCGCGGCCCTCGTGATCGGCGCGGCCCTGTTATTAAGCCTGGGGCCCAGCGACACCGAACGTCACCCGCCGGCCGAGTAA
- a CDS encoding glucodextranase DOMON-like domain-containing protein, which produces MLALLASVITMTDPAGDARGDGGYILPVRPALSAEMLDLRALEARPQGHGMRLTITYGQMGNPWNGPAGFSAGVTDIFVKGALGGQQVLANTGLRVRGQGGWQYHLRVSPGGSTLTQVDTQGRETALAAPTVQVAGSSLIVDAAVPAGQYGYWVTNSVYTPLSPDGVLRPATTPAPTALQAGREAAPTPVDVLAAPGDMQAYTNGTLAAVGRTRDWVSLTLIGLGITGLLLTVAATAAVWRRLERQ; this is translated from the coding sequence GTGCTGGCCCTGCTTGCCTCCGTAATCACCATGACCGACCCGGCCGGGGACGCCCGCGGGGACGGCGGGTACATCCTGCCCGTCCGGCCCGCCCTGAGCGCCGAAATGCTCGATCTGCGCGCCCTCGAGGCCCGTCCGCAGGGCCACGGGATGCGTCTGACCATCACGTACGGCCAGATGGGAAACCCCTGGAACGGCCCGGCGGGCTTCAGTGCCGGCGTGACCGACATCTTCGTGAAAGGCGCCCTGGGCGGTCAGCAGGTGCTAGCCAACACCGGCCTGCGCGTGCGCGGCCAGGGCGGGTGGCAGTACCACCTGCGGGTCAGTCCTGGCGGGTCCACCCTGACGCAGGTGGACACCCAGGGACGCGAGACGGCGCTCGCGGCGCCCACCGTGCAGGTCGCGGGCAGCAGCCTCATTGTGGACGCCGCCGTGCCCGCCGGACAGTACGGGTACTGGGTCACGAACAGCGTGTACACGCCGCTCTCGCCAGACGGTGTGCTGAGGCCCGCCACCACCCCCGCGCCCACCGCGCTGCAGGCCGGCCGTGAGGCCGCCCCCACCCCGGTGGACGTGCTCGCCGCGCCCGGCGACATGCAGGCGTACACGAACGGCACGCTGGCAGCGGTGGGCCGCACCCGCGACTGGGTCAGCCTCACCCTGATCGGCCTGGGCATCACAGGTCTGCTGCTGACCGTCGCTGCCACTGCCGCCGTCTGGCGGCGCCTGGAGCGCCAGTGA
- the proB gene encoding glutamate 5-kinase — MRVVLKLGTSVLTAGTDRLHRPRMVDLIRTLAAVREAGHQAVLVTSGAVLAGWEALNFPPRDRTLAEKQLLAAVGQGRLMHTYAQLADLYGLPVAQVLLTADDFRDRTRYLNARTTLEACLTRGVMPIINENDAVALEQLKVGDNDTLSAFVANLVEADLLVILTDAPGLYTSDPRSDPDATLIPVVERVTPEVWARAGGAGSHRGTGGMQTKIQAAEIATRAGTPVVIAPGDERDVLPRLLSGEAIGTRFLAAGSRLEARKRWILAEIAAGSVQLDAGAARAVQDRGASLLPAGITAVSGRFGRGHTIRILGPDGQELARGLTRYASEDLLRVRGQHSRAIEGLLGYTYGPEAVHRDDLVRL; from the coding sequence ATGCGCGTCGTCCTGAAACTCGGCACCAGCGTCCTCACGGCAGGCACCGACCGCCTGCACCGCCCCCGCATGGTGGACCTGATCCGCACCCTGGCCGCCGTGCGCGAGGCCGGGCACCAGGCGGTGCTGGTTACCAGCGGCGCTGTGCTCGCTGGCTGGGAAGCCCTGAACTTCCCGCCCCGCGACCGCACGCTGGCCGAAAAGCAGCTGCTGGCCGCCGTGGGCCAGGGCCGCCTGATGCACACGTACGCGCAGCTGGCCGACCTGTACGGCCTGCCGGTCGCGCAGGTGCTTCTCACCGCCGACGATTTCCGGGACCGTACCCGGTACCTCAATGCCCGCACGACCCTGGAAGCCTGCCTGACGCGTGGTGTGATGCCGATCATCAATGAGAACGACGCCGTGGCGCTGGAACAGCTGAAAGTGGGGGACAACGACACCCTCTCCGCGTTCGTGGCGAATCTCGTGGAGGCCGATCTTCTGGTCATCCTGACGGACGCCCCCGGCCTGTACACCAGTGACCCCCGCAGTGATCCCGACGCCACCCTGATTCCCGTCGTGGAGCGCGTGACCCCCGAGGTCTGGGCGCGCGCCGGGGGGGCCGGTTCTCACCGCGGCACCGGCGGCATGCAGACCAAGATCCAGGCGGCCGAAATTGCCACGCGGGCCGGCACGCCGGTCGTCATCGCGCCCGGTGATGAACGCGACGTGCTGCCCCGCCTGCTGTCCGGCGAGGCGATCGGCACCCGCTTTCTTGCTGCCGGCTCCCGCCTGGAAGCCCGCAAACGCTGGATTCTGGCAGAGATCGCCGCGGGCAGCGTGCAACTCGACGCGGGCGCCGCGCGCGCCGTGCAGGACCGCGGCGCGAGTCTGCTGCCCGCCGGCATCACGGCCGTCAGCGGCCGTTTCGGTCGGGGGCACACCATCCGCATCCTCGGCCCCGACGGGCAGGAACTCGCGCGCGGCCTGACGCGCTACGCATCTGAGGACCTGCTGCGCGTGCGCGGCCAGCATTCCCGCGCCATTGAAGGCCTGCTGGGGTACACGTACGGTCCGGAAGCCGTGCACCGCGACGACCTCGTGCGCCTCTAG